The following coding sequences are from one Eptesicus fuscus isolate TK198812 chromosome 7, DD_ASM_mEF_20220401, whole genome shotgun sequence window:
- the PCBP2 gene encoding poly(rC)-binding protein 2 isoform X15, producing MDTGVIEGGLNVTLTIRLLMHGKEVGSIIGKKGESVKKMREESGARINISEGNCPERIITLAGPTNAIFKAFAMIIDKLEEDISSSMTNSTAASRPPVTLRLVVPASQCGSLIGKGGCKIKEIRESTGAQVQVAGDMLPNSTERAITIAGIPQSIIECVKQICVVMLETLSQSPPKGVTIPYRPKPSSSPVIFAGGQAYTIQGQYAIPQPDLTKLHQLAMQQSHFPMTHGNTGFSGIESSSPEVKGYWAGLDASAQTTSHELTIPNDLIGCIIGRQGAKINEIRQMSGAQIKIANPVEGSTDRQVTITGSAASISLAQYLINVRLSSETGGMGSS from the exons ATGGACACCGGTGTGATTGAAGGTGGATTAAACGTCACTCTCACCATCCGGCTACTTATGCATGGAAAG GAAGTTGGCAGTATCATCGGAAAG AAAGGAGAATCAGTTAAGAAGATGCGAGAGGAG AGTGGTGCACGTATCAACATCTCAGAAGGGAATTGTCCTGAGAGAATTATCACTTTGGCTGGACCCACTAATGCCATCTTCAAAGCCTTTGCTATGATCATTGACAAACTGGAAGAG GACATCAGCAGCTCTATGACCAATAGCACAGCTGCCAGTAGACCCCCAGTCACCCTGCGGCTGGTGGTCCCTGCTAGTCAATGTGGCTCTCTCATTGGGAAAGGCGGTTGCAAGATCAAGGAAATAAGAGAG AGTACAGGGGCTCAAGTCCAGGTGGCAGGGGATATGCTCCCCAACTCAACTGAGCGGGCCATCACTATTGCTGGCATTCCGCAATCCATCATTGAGTGTGTGAAACAAATCTGCGTGGTCATGTTGGAG actCTCTCCCAGTCCCCTCCGAAGGGCGTGACCATCCCGTACCGGCCCAAGCCGTCCAGTTCACCGGTCATCTTTGCAGGTGGTCAG GCCTATACCATTCAAGGACAGTATGCCATTCCACAGCCAGAT TTGACCAAGCTGCACCAGTTGGCAATGCAACAGTCTCATTTTCCCATGACGCATGGCAACACCGGATTCAGTG GCATTGAATCCAGCTCTCCAGAGGTGAAAGGCTATTGgg CAGGTTTGGATGCATCTGCTCAGACTACTTCTCATGAACTCACCATTCCAAATGAT TTGATTGGCTGCATAATCGGGCGTCAAGGCGCCAAAATCAATGAGATCCGTCAGATGTCTGGGGCGCAGATCAAAATTGCGAACCCAGTGGAAGGATCTACTGATAGGCAGGTTACCATCACTGGATCTGCTGCCAGCATCAGCCTGGCTCAATATCTAATCAATGTCAG